One stretch of Microbacterium terrae DNA includes these proteins:
- a CDS encoding TetR/AcrR family transcriptional regulator codes for MSRPPLAREKVLDAFEAILIDDGERAATMDATARAAGVSKGGLLYHFGSKDALEEGVLERLRTLVADDLAEMAASPEGPIAYFLRTSVMQNDPLDRAILSTSRLAQAGRAGAGEALRGVREQWADALRPHAKDETALDLVMLVSDGLYFNNALSGGSIPGPVPQGAAMDALIALVERAAKK; via the coding sequence ATGAGCCGCCCTCCCCTCGCCCGAGAGAAGGTGCTCGACGCGTTCGAGGCGATCCTCATCGACGACGGTGAGCGCGCCGCGACGATGGACGCCACCGCGCGCGCCGCCGGGGTCTCCAAGGGCGGCCTGCTCTACCACTTCGGATCGAAGGATGCGCTCGAGGAAGGCGTGCTCGAGCGGCTGCGGACACTGGTGGCCGACGACCTCGCAGAGATGGCGGCGTCGCCCGAGGGGCCGATCGCCTACTTCCTGCGCACGTCGGTCATGCAGAACGACCCGCTCGACCGCGCCATCCTGTCGACCTCGCGCCTGGCTCAGGCGGGGCGCGCCGGCGCGGGCGAGGCGCTTCGGGGCGTGCGCGAGCAGTGGGCGGACGCGCTGCGACCCCACGCCAAGGATGAGACGGCGCTCGACCTCGTCATGCTGGTGAGCGACGGGCTGTACTTCAACAACGCTCTCTCGGGCGGGTCGATCCCCGGACCGGTGCCGCAGGGCGCCGCGATGGACGCCCTGATCGCACTCGTGGAGCGCGCCGCGAAGAAGTGA
- a CDS encoding MFS transporter, with amino-acid sequence MTTALTPVIADQRAGRVGWRGWAALVVLMLPVLLVSVDNTVLSFALPAIALDLEPTSAQQLWIIDAYPLVLAGLLVTMGTLGDRFGRRRMLVIGATGFAAVSVFAAFAPSAEWLIVARAAMGVFGAMLMPSTLSLLRSVFTDRDQRRLAIAVWASMFSAGAALGPIVGGMLLEHFAWGSVFLMSVPVLIPLLILAPFLLPESRDPKPGRIDPVSILLSMATLVPVVYGIKEAAVHGIGLLPAALFAVGLVCGILFVRRQLARPEPMLDMRLFRRGTFSGALAVNLLSVIALVGFLFFVSQHLQLVLGFSAMQSGFALVPGLAAMIVAGLAVVPIAKRVSARVVVPVALLFSLAGYLMVAVTATSGDVALLVLAFLLVGTGIGAAETVSNELVLASAPPAKAGAASAVSETAYELGAVLGTTLLGGLLTAQYRAQLVVPVGVEAAVADAARETLAGAMHAAEALSPALAQALSDAAATAFESGVVVTACIGAVLVVIAGVVAAVTLGGSRTVSAPEH; translated from the coding sequence ATGACCACCGCACTCACCCCCGTGATCGCCGACCAGCGCGCCGGGCGCGTCGGCTGGCGCGGCTGGGCGGCGTTGGTCGTGCTCATGCTCCCGGTGCTGCTCGTCTCGGTCGACAACACCGTGCTGAGCTTCGCGCTCCCCGCGATCGCGCTCGATCTCGAGCCGACCAGCGCCCAGCAGCTGTGGATCATCGACGCCTACCCCCTCGTGCTGGCAGGACTGCTGGTCACGATGGGCACGCTGGGCGACCGCTTCGGACGACGACGGATGCTCGTGATCGGCGCCACCGGCTTCGCTGCGGTGTCGGTGTTCGCGGCCTTCGCGCCGAGCGCCGAGTGGCTCATCGTCGCGCGCGCGGCCATGGGCGTGTTCGGGGCGATGCTGATGCCGTCGACCCTGTCGCTGCTGCGGAGCGTCTTCACCGACCGCGACCAGCGGCGCCTCGCGATCGCCGTCTGGGCGTCGATGTTCTCCGCGGGCGCCGCGCTCGGCCCCATCGTCGGGGGCATGCTCCTCGAGCACTTCGCGTGGGGATCGGTGTTCCTGATGTCGGTGCCGGTGCTGATCCCGCTCCTGATCCTCGCTCCGTTCCTGCTGCCCGAGAGTCGCGACCCGAAGCCGGGCCGGATCGATCCCGTGAGCATCCTGCTCTCGATGGCGACCCTCGTGCCCGTCGTCTACGGCATCAAGGAGGCGGCGGTGCACGGCATCGGCCTCCTGCCCGCGGCGCTGTTCGCGGTGGGCCTCGTCTGCGGCATCCTGTTCGTCCGCCGGCAGCTCGCCCGTCCGGAGCCCATGCTCGACATGCGGCTCTTCCGTCGGGGCACCTTCAGCGGCGCGCTGGCGGTGAACCTCCTGAGCGTGATCGCGCTCGTCGGGTTCCTGTTCTTCGTGTCGCAGCATCTGCAGCTCGTCCTCGGCTTCTCCGCGATGCAGTCCGGGTTCGCGCTCGTGCCGGGACTCGCCGCGATGATCGTCGCCGGGCTCGCCGTCGTGCCGATCGCGAAGCGGGTGTCGGCGCGCGTCGTGGTGCCCGTGGCGCTGCTGTTCTCGCTCGCCGGCTACCTGATGGTCGCCGTCACGGCCACGAGCGGCGACGTCGCGCTGCTCGTGCTGGCCTTCCTGCTGGTCGGCACCGGGATCGGCGCTGCCGAGACGGTCTCGAACGAACTCGTGCTCGCGAGCGCGCCGCCGGCGAAGGCCGGCGCGGCGAGTGCGGTCTCGGAGACCGCGTACGAACTGGGCGCGGTGCTCGGCACGACGTTGCTCGGTGGCCTGCTGACCGCGCAGTACCGCGCGCAGCTGGTCGTTCCGGTCGGGGTGGAGGCGGCGGTGGCGGATGCCGCGCGCGAGACGCTGGCGGGCGCGATGCACGCCGCCGAGGCCCTGAGCCCGGCGCTCGCGCAGGCCCTCAGTGACGCCGCGGCGACGGCGTTCGAGTCGGGCGTCGTTGTGACCGCGTGTATCGGCGCGGTGCTCGTCGTGATCGCCGGAGTCGTCGCGGCCGTTACCCTGGGAGGGTCCCGCACCGTGTCCGCGCCGGAGCACTGA
- a CDS encoding 3-isopropylmalate dehydrogenase: MSRAHESTVAKLAVIPGDGIGPEVVAEAEKVLDAATAGTGIRFDKTRFSLGAARYLETGDTLTDDDLAAIAAHDAILLGAVGGVPGDPRLKNANIERGLLLRLRFALDHYVNLRPSKLYPGVPGPLAAPGDIDFVVVREGTEGPYVGNGGSIRTGTPQEVANETSVNTAFGVERVVRYAFDLAERRSKKLTLVHKTNVLVHAGGIYQRVVDAVAQEHPEVAVDYLHVDAATIFLVTNPGRFDVIVTDNLFGDILTDLAGAVTGGIGLAASGNINPDGAFPSMFEPVHGSAPDIAGQQKADPTAAILSVALLLDHLGLQDQAQRVTRAVEDDIAERDGASRTTAQIGDAIAGRLQA; encoded by the coding sequence ATGTCGCGCGCGCATGAGTCCACGGTCGCGAAGCTGGCCGTCATCCCCGGAGACGGCATCGGCCCCGAGGTGGTCGCCGAGGCGGAGAAGGTTCTGGATGCCGCGACCGCCGGCACCGGCATCCGCTTCGACAAGACCCGGTTCTCGCTCGGCGCGGCGCGCTACCTCGAGACCGGTGACACCCTCACCGATGACGACCTCGCCGCGATCGCCGCGCACGACGCGATCCTGCTCGGCGCCGTCGGGGGAGTGCCGGGCGACCCGCGCCTGAAGAACGCCAACATCGAGCGCGGACTGCTGTTGCGCCTGCGCTTCGCACTCGACCACTACGTGAACCTGCGGCCGTCCAAGCTCTACCCGGGCGTCCCGGGCCCCCTCGCCGCCCCCGGCGACATCGATTTCGTCGTGGTGCGCGAGGGCACCGAGGGCCCGTACGTCGGCAACGGCGGATCGATCCGCACCGGCACGCCGCAGGAGGTCGCCAACGAGACGTCGGTGAACACGGCCTTCGGCGTCGAGCGTGTCGTCCGCTATGCGTTCGACCTCGCCGAGCGCCGGTCGAAGAAGCTCACCCTCGTGCACAAGACGAACGTGCTCGTGCACGCCGGCGGCATCTATCAGCGGGTCGTGGACGCCGTTGCGCAGGAGCACCCGGAAGTGGCCGTAGACTACCTGCACGTCGACGCGGCAACCATCTTCCTGGTCACGAACCCGGGCCGATTCGACGTGATCGTCACCGACAACCTCTTCGGAGACATCCTGACTGACCTGGCCGGCGCCGTCACCGGTGGCATCGGCCTCGCCGCTTCGGGCAACATCAACCCCGACGGCGCGTTCCCCTCGATGTTCGAGCCCGTGCACGGGTCGGCGCCCGACATCGCAGGACAGCAGAAGGCCGACCCCACGGCCGCGATCCTCTCGGTCGCCCTGCTGCTCGATCACCTCGGGCTGCAGGACCAGGCCCAGCGCGTCACCCGCGCGGTAGAAGACGACATCGCGGAGCGTGACGGCGCCTCCCGCACCACCGCACAGATCGGCGACGCGATCGCCGGCCGGCTCCAGGCGTAA
- a CDS encoding branched-chain amino acid aminotransferase, whose amino-acid sequence MTLLDSADTDLAPLEFAVTRNLAAKSAAQREEILANPGFGTSFTDHMVDICWSAGGGWHRPRVQPYGPIALDPAAAVLHYGQEIFEGIKAYRHADGSVHTFRPDQNGLRLQRSARRLALPELPVSYFVQSLRELVAVDGAWVPSGADQSLYLRPFMFAKEAFLGVRPAKKVAYYVIASPAGAYFTGGVKPVSIWLSEDYARAGKGGTGAAKTGGNYASSLLPQSEAYDSGCDQVVFLDQDGNVEELGGMNVIFVHKDGTIVTPQSDSILEGITRDSILQLARDRGHTVESRPVTLAEWRDGVASGDIVEVFACGTAAVVTPIGVLKGKDFLDEQPIGELALSLREELTDIQYGRRDDKHGWLVRLDA is encoded by the coding sequence ATGACCCTCCTCGACTCCGCCGACACCGATCTCGCCCCGCTCGAGTTCGCCGTCACCCGCAACCTCGCCGCGAAGTCGGCCGCCCAGCGCGAGGAGATCCTCGCGAACCCGGGCTTCGGCACGAGCTTCACCGACCACATGGTCGACATCTGCTGGTCCGCCGGCGGCGGCTGGCACCGCCCGCGCGTGCAGCCGTACGGGCCGATCGCGCTCGACCCGGCAGCCGCGGTGCTCCACTACGGCCAGGAGATCTTCGAGGGCATCAAGGCCTACCGTCACGCCGACGGCTCGGTGCACACCTTCCGCCCCGACCAGAACGGTCTGCGCCTCCAGCGCTCGGCACGACGCCTGGCGCTGCCGGAGCTGCCGGTGTCGTACTTCGTGCAGTCGCTGCGCGAGCTCGTCGCCGTCGACGGCGCCTGGGTGCCGTCGGGCGCCGATCAGAGCCTGTACCTGCGACCCTTCATGTTCGCCAAGGAAGCGTTCCTGGGTGTGCGCCCGGCGAAGAAGGTGGCGTACTACGTCATCGCCTCTCCCGCCGGCGCCTACTTCACCGGCGGCGTGAAGCCGGTGTCGATCTGGCTGAGCGAGGACTACGCGCGCGCCGGCAAGGGCGGCACGGGTGCGGCCAAGACCGGCGGCAACTACGCGTCGAGCCTGCTGCCGCAGTCGGAGGCGTACGACAGCGGCTGCGACCAGGTGGTGTTCCTCGATCAGGACGGAAACGTCGAGGAGCTCGGCGGCATGAACGTGATCTTCGTCCACAAGGACGGCACGATCGTGACCCCGCAGTCCGACTCGATCCTCGAGGGCATCACGCGCGACTCGATCCTGCAGCTCGCGCGCGACCGCGGGCACACGGTGGAGTCCCGTCCGGTGACGCTCGCCGAGTGGCGCGACGGCGTCGCATCCGGTGACATCGTCGAGGTGTTCGCCTGCGGAACCGCCGCCGTCGTCACCCCCATCGGCGTGCTCAAGGGCAAGGACTTCCTCGACGAGCAGCCGATCGGCGAGCTCGCGCTGTCGCTGCGCGAGGAGCTCACCGACATCCAGTACGGGCGTCGCGACGACAAGCACGGCTGGCTCGTCCGCCTCGACGCCTGA
- a CDS encoding fumarylacetoacetate hydrolase family protein: MRIARFSHQDAIKYGIVDGGDLVVLAGDPMFAGFDTTGERVPLADVALLAPVIPRSKVVCVGRNYRDHAAELGNDVPDAPMLFFKPNTSVIGPNDAVVLPHGSEFISFEGELAAVIGRIAKNVPAERALDYVFGYTIANDLTARDWQKTDGQWARAKGFDTSCPLGPAIETEFDLDGGATITTRLNGEVRQQGPISDMIFSLADVIAYASAAFTLLPGDVILTGTPAGVGQIAAGDVVEVEISGLGILRNPARDAA; the protein is encoded by the coding sequence GTGAGGATCGCCCGCTTCAGCCACCAGGACGCCATCAAGTACGGAATCGTCGACGGCGGTGATCTGGTCGTCCTCGCGGGCGACCCGATGTTCGCCGGCTTCGACACGACCGGCGAGCGGGTGCCGCTCGCCGACGTCGCGCTGCTCGCCCCGGTGATCCCGCGCTCGAAGGTCGTCTGCGTCGGGCGGAACTACCGCGATCACGCGGCCGAGCTCGGCAACGACGTTCCGGATGCTCCGATGCTGTTCTTCAAGCCGAACACGTCGGTGATCGGCCCGAACGACGCCGTCGTGCTGCCGCACGGCTCCGAGTTCATCAGCTTCGAAGGCGAGCTCGCCGCTGTCATCGGCCGGATCGCAAAGAACGTGCCCGCGGAACGCGCCCTCGACTACGTGTTCGGGTACACGATCGCCAACGACCTCACGGCGCGCGATTGGCAGAAGACCGACGGACAGTGGGCCCGCGCCAAGGGGTTCGACACGTCGTGTCCGCTCGGACCGGCGATCGAGACCGAATTCGATCTCGACGGCGGCGCGACCATCACCACGCGGCTCAACGGCGAAGTCCGTCAGCAGGGTCCGATCAGCGACATGATCTTCTCCCTCGCCGACGTGATCGCGTACGCCTCGGCGGCCTTCACGCTGCTTCCCGGAGACGTCATCCTCACCGGCACACCGGCGGGCGTCGGCCAGATCGCGGCCGGAGACGTCGTCGAGGTGGAGATCTCCGGGCTCGGCATCCTCCGCAACCCCGCCCGCGACGCCGCGTGA
- a CDS encoding MFS transporter, producing MTAAPPPVAVDPAAVASVQRRTVWVLSLGQVLGGLGFGATLSLGAVLAAEISGNDSLSGLAAASLTFGTALTAIPLARLARTRGRRLALTSGMVLALIGVALVVFAVSIGAFPLLLVSFLLVGAGQAANLQSRFAAVDLATDTTRGRDLSIVVWATTIGAVLGPNLTGPGEALGDLVGMPPLTGPYLFTVVAQLLAIALYLTMLRPDPLVLAQQVVASAPRTGEQIAKPDHATAARYAVFAIAAAHGTMVSIMAMTPVHLTHIMHGSADAATLTVIGLTISLHIAGMYALAPVFGILADRLGRVPTILVGQVLLVAALLTASFGQESTVAVTVALVLLGLGWSASTVAGSTLLTEASSEERRTRRQGMSDFTMSMVGAVGAVLAGIVLGWIGYGGLALVVSALVIATMLLSPLGRVAQGLRSGV from the coding sequence GTGACCGCCGCGCCGCCGCCCGTCGCCGTCGATCCGGCGGCGGTCGCGAGCGTCCAGCGGCGCACCGTGTGGGTGCTCTCGCTCGGTCAGGTGCTCGGCGGGCTCGGATTCGGCGCGACGCTGTCGCTCGGAGCCGTGCTTGCTGCAGAGATCTCGGGCAACGACTCGCTGTCGGGCCTCGCCGCGGCATCCCTCACCTTCGGCACCGCTCTGACGGCCATCCCGCTCGCGCGCCTGGCGCGCACGCGCGGACGGCGACTCGCTCTCACGTCGGGGATGGTTCTCGCGCTCATCGGCGTGGCGCTCGTCGTGTTCGCCGTGAGCATCGGGGCTTTCCCGCTGCTGCTCGTATCGTTCCTGCTCGTCGGCGCGGGGCAAGCGGCGAACCTGCAGTCGCGGTTCGCCGCGGTCGACCTCGCCACCGACACGACGCGCGGGCGCGACCTCTCGATCGTGGTGTGGGCGACGACGATCGGCGCGGTGCTCGGACCCAACCTGACCGGTCCGGGCGAAGCGCTCGGAGACCTGGTCGGCATGCCGCCGCTCACCGGGCCGTACCTGTTCACCGTGGTCGCGCAGCTGCTCGCCATCGCGCTGTACCTCACGATGCTCCGCCCCGACCCGCTGGTGCTCGCGCAGCAGGTGGTCGCATCGGCGCCCCGCACGGGGGAGCAGATCGCCAAACCCGATCACGCGACCGCCGCGCGCTACGCGGTGTTCGCGATCGCGGCCGCCCACGGCACGATGGTGTCGATCATGGCGATGACGCCGGTGCACCTGACGCACATCATGCACGGCTCCGCCGACGCGGCGACGCTGACGGTCATCGGGCTCACGATCAGCCTCCACATCGCGGGCATGTACGCACTCGCGCCGGTGTTCGGCATCCTCGCCGACCGGCTCGGGCGTGTTCCGACGATCCTGGTGGGACAGGTGCTTCTGGTCGCCGCGCTGCTGACCGCGTCGTTCGGTCAGGAGTCGACTGTCGCGGTCACCGTCGCCCTCGTGCTGCTCGGACTGGGCTGGAGCGCATCGACCGTCGCCGGCTCGACGCTGCTGACGGAGGCGTCGTCCGAGGAACGACGCACCCGGCGCCAGGGCATGAGCGACTTCACGATGAGCATGGTCGGCGCCGTGGGTGCGGTGCTCGCCGGGATCGTCCTCGGCTGGATCGGCTACGGCGGACTCGCTCTCGTGGTGTCGGCACTCGTCATCGCCACGATGCTGCTCTCGCCGCTCGGGCGTGTGGCGCAGGGGCTGAGGTCCGGCGTCTGA
- a CDS encoding aminotransferase class V-fold PLP-dependent enzyme codes for MPATAALSLDAARAEFDGGRGYLAACTTGIPPRASREAVRADLDAAGAGRIDITTYSDAVERSRGLFAALVGAAPDRVAIASQASVAASLIAASLPHCAEVLVPAGDFSSIVLPFVHAGRGLRVRTAPLAGLAEAIRPDTALVSFSAVQSATGEVADLGAVAAAASHHDARTFCDATQAVGWLPIDATMFDAVVCHAYKWLCSPRGVAFLTVSESLAATLTPVHAGWYAGADPWSSCYGGEASLASDARRFDVSPAWQAFVGAAPALALFAATDIAEVHAHTTALASRFRDGFGLTEPVRPSAIVTWDDLAGGDLARLSAAGLAASGRAGRARIAFHLFNDEADVDAALAALR; via the coding sequence ATGCCCGCAACCGCCGCCCTCTCCCTCGACGCCGCCCGCGCCGAGTTCGACGGAGGGCGCGGGTACCTGGCAGCGTGCACGACGGGCATCCCGCCGCGCGCGTCGCGCGAGGCGGTGCGGGCGGATCTCGACGCCGCCGGCGCCGGGCGCATCGACATCACGACATACAGCGATGCCGTGGAGCGATCGCGCGGGCTGTTCGCGGCACTCGTCGGCGCCGCACCCGACCGGGTCGCCATCGCTTCGCAGGCATCCGTCGCGGCCTCGCTCATCGCCGCATCGCTCCCCCACTGCGCCGAGGTGCTCGTGCCGGCCGGCGACTTCTCATCGATCGTGCTGCCGTTCGTGCACGCCGGCCGCGGGCTCCGCGTGCGCACCGCGCCCCTCGCCGGTCTCGCGGAGGCGATCAGGCCCGACACCGCGCTCGTGTCGTTCTCGGCGGTGCAGTCGGCCACGGGAGAGGTCGCCGACCTCGGCGCGGTCGCAGCCGCCGCATCGCACCACGACGCCCGCACGTTCTGCGACGCGACCCAGGCTGTCGGCTGGCTGCCGATCGACGCCACGATGTTCGACGCCGTCGTCTGCCACGCATACAAGTGGCTGTGCTCCCCGCGCGGAGTGGCGTTCCTCACCGTGTCGGAGTCGCTCGCCGCCACGCTCACCCCGGTGCACGCCGGCTGGTACGCGGGCGCCGACCCCTGGTCGTCGTGCTACGGCGGCGAGGCGTCGCTCGCGTCCGACGCCCGTCGATTCGACGTCTCGCCGGCATGGCAGGCGTTCGTCGGCGCCGCGCCGGCCCTCGCGCTCTTCGCCGCGACCGACATCGCCGAGGTGCACGCGCACACCACCGCGCTGGCGAGCAGATTCCGTGATGGTTTCGGGCTCACCGAGCCGGTCCGCCCGTCCGCGATCGTCACCTGGGACGACCTCGCCGGAGGCGACCTCGCCCGCCTGTCCGCGGCGGGACTGGCAGCCTCGGGCCGTGCCGGGCGGGCGCGCATCGCGTTCCACCTGTTCAACGACGAAGCCGACGTCGACGCCGCGCTCGCGGCGCTGCGCTGA
- a CDS encoding LysR family transcriptional regulator, with protein MPSDTAPPFDASDLRVIKAIADTGSITSAAARLGFSQPAVSQQLRRLETRIGVAVVERAGRTVRLTEAGRVLARHASAVATALDAAAAELAELSGLHAARVRLVAFPSASPTLVPRLLADLAHRHPGISVTYVEAEPPEAVEAVREDRADIALTFSYPGDRDDPHGLSARGLDVSTVGSDDLLVVLPVDHHAADAAEVSVAGLADEEWIAGCPRCRGHLLELCGRAGFSPRIAFETDNVVAVESLVAQGIGVATLPRMAAESFPTLPGVAFAPLPRSDARTLHSVTARGADRVPAVRVTLGAIARLLAPVAEVARN; from the coding sequence GTGCCCAGCGACACCGCGCCGCCGTTCGACGCATCCGACCTCCGCGTGATCAAGGCGATCGCCGACACCGGCTCGATCACCTCGGCAGCCGCGCGTCTCGGCTTCAGCCAGCCCGCGGTGAGCCAGCAGCTCAGACGCCTCGAGACCAGGATCGGCGTGGCAGTGGTGGAGCGGGCCGGTCGGACGGTGCGGCTCACCGAGGCCGGTCGCGTGCTGGCGCGTCACGCCTCCGCGGTCGCGACGGCGCTGGATGCCGCGGCCGCCGAGTTGGCGGAGCTGAGCGGACTGCACGCGGCACGCGTGCGGCTGGTCGCGTTCCCCTCCGCCTCGCCCACGCTGGTGCCCCGGCTGCTCGCCGACCTCGCCCACCGGCATCCGGGCATCTCGGTAACGTACGTCGAGGCGGAGCCGCCCGAGGCTGTCGAGGCGGTGCGGGAGGACCGCGCCGACATCGCCCTCACCTTCAGCTACCCGGGCGATCGCGACGACCCGCACGGGCTCAGCGCCCGCGGGCTCGACGTGAGCACGGTCGGGTCGGACGACCTGCTCGTCGTGCTGCCTGTCGATCACCACGCGGCAGACGCCGCGGAGGTGTCGGTCGCCGGCCTCGCCGACGAGGAGTGGATCGCCGGATGCCCGCGCTGTCGCGGTCACCTGCTCGAGCTGTGCGGCCGCGCCGGGTTCTCGCCGCGCATCGCCTTCGAGACCGACAACGTCGTCGCCGTCGAGAGTCTCGTCGCCCAGGGGATCGGGGTGGCGACGCTCCCGCGCATGGCGGCCGAGTCGTTCCCGACGCTTCCCGGGGTGGCTTTTGCGCCGTTGCCGCGCTCCGATGCGCGCACGCTCCACTCCGTCACCGCGCGCGGGGCCGACCGCGTGCCCGCGGTGCGCGTCACGCTCGGGGCGATCGCGCGGCTGCTCGCACCCGTGGCGGAAGTCGCCCGCAACTAG
- the gltX gene encoding glutamate--tRNA ligase has translation MSSSPDPRTTTAAGADVRVRFCPSPTGLPHVGLIRTVLFNWAYARHNGGKLVFRIEDTDAARDSEESYQQLLDALRWLEIDWDEGVEVGGPHAPYRQSQRHELYREVLDKLISAGAVYESYSTAEEIDARNEAAGRAKQLGYDNYDRDLTDEQKAAFRAEGRQPAYRLRVPDEDLTYVDLIRGEVTFPAGSFPDFVLVRAGGVPLYPFVNPVDDALMGITHVIRGEDLMPSTARQLALYSALVDAGVTTFIPRFAHMPLVLGETGNKKLSKRDPKADLFLQREKGFIHEGLLNYLSLLGWSLSHDRDVFSLDELIAAFDIVDVNPNPARFDQKKAESINGDHIRLLDPDDFAARLVPYLVAAGVVADPLTAEQSALLAAAAPLVQERMQLLGDAPGLLGFLFRDEVVYDEDALASLPANAVEVLAASVSAVEAVPADGFTAAALQDALTAALIDGLELKPRVAYGPLRVAVSGRRVSPPLFESMELLGKEASVARLAALRDARG, from the coding sequence ATGTCTTCTTCACCCGATCCCCGCACCACGACCGCCGCCGGCGCCGACGTGCGCGTGCGCTTCTGCCCCTCGCCGACCGGCCTCCCGCACGTCGGCCTCATCCGCACTGTGCTGTTCAACTGGGCGTACGCGCGTCACAACGGCGGAAAGCTCGTCTTCCGCATCGAGGACACCGACGCCGCCCGTGACAGCGAGGAGAGCTACCAGCAGCTGCTGGATGCGCTGCGCTGGCTGGAGATCGACTGGGACGAGGGCGTCGAGGTCGGCGGACCGCACGCCCCGTACCGCCAGTCGCAGCGTCACGAGCTGTACCGCGAGGTGCTCGACAAGCTCATCTCCGCCGGCGCGGTGTACGAGTCGTACTCGACGGCCGAGGAGATCGACGCCCGCAACGAGGCGGCCGGCCGCGCCAAGCAGCTCGGATACGACAACTACGACCGCGACCTCACCGACGAGCAGAAGGCCGCCTTCCGTGCGGAGGGGCGCCAGCCCGCCTACCGCCTGCGCGTGCCCGACGAAGACCTCACCTACGTCGACCTCATCCGCGGCGAGGTGACCTTCCCGGCCGGCTCGTTCCCCGATTTCGTCCTGGTGCGCGCCGGGGGAGTCCCGCTCTACCCGTTCGTGAACCCGGTCGACGACGCGCTCATGGGCATTACCCACGTCATCCGCGGCGAAGACCTCATGCCCTCGACCGCCCGACAGCTGGCGCTCTACAGCGCGCTCGTCGACGCCGGGGTCACCACGTTCATCCCGCGCTTCGCGCACATGCCGCTCGTCCTCGGTGAGACCGGCAACAAGAAGCTGTCCAAGCGCGACCCGAAGGCCGACCTGTTCCTGCAGCGCGAGAAGGGCTTCATCCACGAGGGCCTGCTCAACTACCTCTCGCTGCTGGGATGGTCGCTCAGCCACGACCGCGACGTGTTCTCGCTCGACGAGCTCATCGCCGCGTTCGACATCGTCGACGTGAACCCCAACCCCGCCCGCTTCGACCAGAAGAAGGCCGAGTCGATCAACGGCGACCACATCCGCCTGCTCGATCCCGACGACTTCGCGGCGCGGCTGGTTCCGTACCTCGTGGCCGCCGGGGTCGTCGCCGATCCGCTGACTGCCGAGCAGTCCGCGCTGCTCGCCGCCGCTGCGCCCCTCGTGCAGGAGCGGATGCAGCTGCTCGGCGATGCTCCCGGATTGCTGGGGTTCCTCTTCCGCGACGAGGTCGTGTACGACGAGGACGCTCTGGCCTCGCTGCCGGCGAACGCCGTCGAGGTTCTGGCGGCGTCGGTCAGCGCGGTCGAGGCGGTGCCCGCCGACGGCTTCACGGCCGCCGCGCTGCAGGACGCGCTCACCGCTGCGCTCATCGACGGACTCGAGCTCAAGCCGCGCGTCGCGTACGGCCCGCTCCGCGTCGCCGTGAGCGGTCGTCGCGTGTCGCCGCCGCTGTTCGAGTCGATGGAGCTCCTGGGGAAAGAGGCGTCGGTCGCGCGCCTGGCGGCCCTGCGCGACGCGCGCGGGTGA